AATTCTTGCATTTCTTGATTGgacaattttgtttttggtcGGCACAGGACTACAAAAACTTTGTGAGCCATGTATGCGAGGCTTACAAAGGCACACTAACACCAGAGGCTTGCAGATCACTATCCCTAACTAGCGATTCACTGGCGAAGGCATATTCCAGTAGTCCCGTTTGCTATCCAGGTGAAAGAAAGAACTTGACATCATCAACACCGTGAAAATTAAGTATCAATATCAACCCATGTCTGTAGGGATAATTGAATCTTCAATTTGACTAATATTAGACTCTATTGGCTTGTCTTGTCTAAGAATTGTATAAAATGCATTATGTGACGAAAAATATTGAATACCAAGAAAGTAATAGAGCTGTTGTATGTCCAAGTTTAATGCCAGCCTCCGCTGATCCAAAATCCATGTTCTGACTATGAAAGATTCTATTTCATCAAGTCAGTTCAACCACCCAGATCTCACATTACTAATAGGTCAGTCAAGTACAGGAAATGGTCCTGTGCTGCCAGAAAATTTATTGATATCACACAAGACTGCATATAGCTtaaaaagcttgtttttgacATGCAAAAGAACAAGGAATTAAAAACAGATTTAACCTTGTTCTTGTGAAATATTAGCAATAATAACTTTGAAAGGCCTCAGGAATCAGCAATCCTCATAATATATAAAAGCAACATCAAGATACGATAACTTGTGAGTCAATTTTGAGCACACAAAACAATCTTTATAGGATACAACTTTGGAAAGAGGCATCAGGAGATATGGCATGACATGCTGTAAATCAGAATATATATGCACCGGATGGAACCACCATGATTTATATGCTTCTCCAACTAGTTTCTCACTTTCTGTCATACATAGTTTACTTATATAGAAGacaaacattggattgaaacttCTAAGCTAGAGGCCTAGACCATTTGTGCTGTATTTACAGATCTACCAGTATAAATAAATTGTTATATCCAGTTCAGTTTACGGTTGATTAGCCTCTACAATATTCGTTGGCAGAAAAGCTTTATCTGATGAGATGGAACACAATTGCCAAGGAAAAGTTTGaaacataataaaaaagaaaagggtacataataaaaaagaaaatggtaaAACCTGACTTGTGAACAGCTGCGTATGCATACAAGGAATGCAAATACACAAGATAAACAGGCCTACCCTTCtgcaaagaaaatgagaaattcTCCATCCATACATAAGCCAGAAGGATACTTAATCATACACAAATAGCCAGCACCCTGGAATTACGACGACCAGTCTTAAACAGCTAGTCCATCACATAAAATAAATTCATACAACATAAATAAACTGccaacaaatataaaattagACAAGGTGACCACAAAATTATACAAGATATGGCGTAATACATCCAACAAATGACTAGACTCTCAGCGTCAAATACAGGACAACATACATGTTGAATGCACATCATATGAACATAAAAACATGCAAAACTATTGTAAATTTATCACCTTCCAGATTGTCTGACATGTATCAAAGCCACTCATCTTTGTCGGATCGAATTCAAACTTCTCAACCACCCTTTTATCCCTATCCACTATATCTGGAGTTAATCATAAGGAAAGTCAATATGCTACAGTATTAACAGCCAGACAAGATAAACAAGATTATGTATTAGGATAAATATGAGGACATTGTCACAAGGAAAGGATACGGCCTGAGATTTTGGAGTCATCATTCAAGTTTGGGATGGTATTTGTGACTGAAGCATACATAGAAAGCTTCCTCCtgcaaaaatcaacaaaaagaaatgTTAGAGCACTAGATGCAGGCAACTTGATAATCACTTGCTCACACAAACACATGGAAGAAGAAGTGACTCGAGACTGTTCAAACTGGCGATTAATATAAATGTAAACACAAACAGCATATTTATGTACTTTATTATTTGCTAAAATAAATTCTCCAATGCTTTACGCTTTGCTACATTCCCCATTTACTACACACACAAAGATATGCTTGCACCTAAAAGACAGAATATAATGCTAACTGAAAGATACAGTTCTTAGTCCAACAATCAAGATTCTGTCCATGTACTTACTGCGCCCTCAGTTCATCCTGCTCGAGTTTCTTTATATTTTGCTTTCGTTCTTCAAAAGAGACCCTTTGATGCTCTAGATCATTAATCTCATTGGAGATAACTGTGTTGATGTAAATGAAAGATAAAATGACCGATCAATCCATTGATGTGAAACGAAAGGCATACAATTAACATTGATATATGTTCTGTTTGAAAGGAGCATCAATATATGCTTATCTGAGCTCTTCCATAAGCTCTCGTTCTTTCTGGAGCTCTTCTTCTAACTCTTTTTGGAGAAGATCAAAATCAGAATCTGCAGCAACTTCAGATTTTGCTTTTTCGGTTTTTTCCTTGCATGCATCGATCTTTCTCTGATAATCtgctaaataaaaaatatttatatcagGTGCATTAAACATCGGCAAATACTCGGCTTATGCATCGATCATTAATCTTGAAGATTTCCCGAAGAACTTCATTCAAATCCCTATGTATCACAAGGATTGCCTATCATATACAGAAGATAGAAGATGACTTTAAATGTTATAAAAAGtactaaatttaaaaaatgcagTTCTGAAAACAGAAGGAACAGCCTAGATTATGGTGCAAAAACTGTTATACGTGATACATACTTGCGATGCTTCAACCAACTCAATCACAATATTTGCTAATTTGATTTCAAAATTAACAGTTAATCATGTAACCCCTAGGTCTTTAATAACAAGTACTAGGATGCATCCTTttttattctcatctttacttGACAAACACACATTGCAGATGGAAGAAAACACACCTTCAATAGAGCTCTGGATTTCATTGAAATCAGCAAAGAAAGAGGACTGAAGTGACTTAGATTGTTCCAGACACTGTGTCAAGGTTTTCATGTCCCTCTCGTCCTTCAACACAGCCACGAGATCATCGCTGTATGAGATCAACTTGTCCACATCAATCTTCCGAGAGAGATCCCCCATTGTTTTAGAGAGAGGTTCCACTGAAAAGATCTTGATTTAGCGAAATCGTCAAGATTTAGTCTCACTCTAGAATGGACATAGATGAAGAAGATTGGGTGAAAAACAACCTACAAACTTCATGCGCACATTCATCACTTTGATAATGAATAAAAAACAAACGTCATGACGATAATGAAATACCTCAAATATATGGCAAAAGCAGAATCAACCAATTCCGAACCAGAAAATAGTAATCCGTGTTACTGTTGATATTATCGTGGACAAAACAGTAATCCGTATCCCTTCAACAACTACGCACTGAGTACAGTAGGAATTGAGCAAAGATCTGGACACAAAAGCATTGACAGAAAGAAATTTCTTAAAACCGGCACAGATGAGAGATGAAGTAGCTAAAAATCCTTAATATCCCTCAAAAAACACAATACGTAATAATAACTAAGCCCTAGATCGTAGAAATCGCATCCCTGGATCCCCACAGGCAAGAATCGAATCGCAACAATTCCATTGATGGAACATAGACAAACCCTAACACATTAAACCCTCGCAGAACACACCAATAACCTGGATATACACAGAAATCGAAAATCAAGAACTCAAAATACAGTTAAGGAGTAGAAATTACCTAACATTGGTAAACCTAACAACGAGTGATGCCTCTCGCGTTCTCTGATTGCTTAAGCGGAAGCGAATCAAAACTATGCAGGAATTAGAATCGGAACTGTGAGTCTGTGACGCGTGAATGAGTGATATAATTTCGAAAGCTTAAAAGCGGGAGGAGCGCCACATTTGTGTTAATTTCAGAATGGGCAACGGGCAGCCGGGCGGGGCTGTCATGTTGCCCGGACCACAGTTTTAATGTATTTTATTATACTTAATGTTCTTGATTGTAAGTCAGACTTGTCGATATGTCCGAGTGGTTAAGGAGACAGACTCGAAATCTGTTGGGCTAGTCCTGCGCAGGTTCGAATCCTGCTGTCGACGAACTTCGTCTTTTTTCATTGGACCCTTATTCGACGCCCCGGCCCATAAACTGCGATTTTTGCCATTCCTGAGGTCATCGTCCCGTCAAACGCTCTCTCTTCCCCGATCGCGATTACCGTCAAACAATTAGGCAATAAGCTCCTTAGGTGCAGTAATCTTATCGTTAAAACATCTTTCAGTCGTTTTACTTCtctatgaatttaatttattgtttgaagtttgaacgcTATTTTTCTCGAGTGTCCTTGTTTGGGCTTATTAGGTTTCATCAATGGAAAATTAGGAGGTCTCAATTCCCGTTACAGATCCACATCCCATAGCATTGTGCTCTGATTAGACCTCTTCAAGCTGCAACCTTTGAACTGTAAGTTCTGGATTTCCAGCTTGAAATTACAATCTCGCTTCGGCTGTTTTTTTCTttagaaattatttatttaccATTGATGCAATATGTAGCTCCCAGGCCAGAGTTTTCACAATTCTGGGAAGATGTTTGTAAATTCCCAACCAAAAGCTTTCATCCCCCTATTAATTGAGATGCCGCTCTCTTGTTCTTTGTGTTTTGCCTCCTTTTCCCCCTTGCACTAGTGAAAACGAATTCCTAATATTTTCCTGCAATAATGGCAGTGGAGGTCCTCTACTAGGCTCAAAAGGAAATTTCGCTGGGTCTAACACAGGAACATTTACTCTGACAGGTAACATTtaccttgtttgttattatagaATCTTATATAAAATTACTActgatgatttttttctttgtttatgaTTTGGAAAGTATTCAATATAAATTTGCCTTGCCAATGTCGTGATACGTTTTCATATGGTAGAGATTCTCGTCTCTGTTAATGGTTTCCTAGCATATCAAAGAAATAAGCATCAAGGTAGTCAATAAAACAAATGAAAGATCATCAGGGCTGACGCCTGACAGGGCACAGCTTATATTAAGCACGCAATTAGAAGACAATTGAACATGTTTGAAGTTGTTTGGTCTCTTGTCTGTACTTTATTTTCTTCTACTCTGTTGTTGGATAACATTATCTTTGTGCCCCTAAATAAAATCTATCTTTCGCATAAtagaaaaaaacaaagataatGTTTGTTGCTTTTGCCTTTATTGCTTCTCATGCATGACTAATGTTCTTTTATAGGAGAGATTGATTCCCAATTGCTGTGAAATGATTCAAaactagaaaaaataaaaaaatctagaACTTGATATGGATGGTATTTCCCAATAGTTTCGTCAATCTAACAAAGAACCTTTTTATACAGTTTATCTACATAATACACAGAGTCAACATGTTGACGAATGTAAGAGGAGTGAATAT
The window above is part of the Tripterygium wilfordii isolate XIE 37 chromosome 3, ASM1340144v1, whole genome shotgun sequence genome. Proteins encoded here:
- the LOC119995151 gene encoding kinetochore protein SPC24 homolog, which gives rise to MGDLSRKIDVDKLISYSDDLVAVLKDERDMKTLTQCLEQSKSLQSSFFADFNEIQSSIEDYQRKIDACKEKTEKAKSEVAADSDFDLLQKELEEELQKERELMEELRVISNEINDLEHQRVSFEERKQNIKKLEQDELRAQRKLSMYASVTNTIPNLNDDSKISGHIVDRDKRVVEKFEFDPTKMSGFDTCQTIWKVINLQ